One window of the Archangium primigenium genome contains the following:
- the mmsA gene encoding CoA-acylating methylmalonate-semialdehyde dehydrogenase, producing MSFVQLPESPITCRNLVGGEWLLPPGAPLLEVRSPYTGGVIGRVPMTSEAGVAQAVEAARVASVGWRAVSLRERTAIMARFRALLEQHLDRLANLAASEAGKTVAEARAGLLKGMEVCDFALSLQNLDTGGALEVSRGVSCEFRREPLGVVAGITPFNFPAMVPLWMIPTALTVGNAFILKPSEKVPLTACALGELLQEAGVPPGVFSVVHGGREAVEAILAHPEVRAVGFVGSSAVARRVYAEGSARGKRVLALGGAKNHLIVVPDAEPGLTAQSVVDSFTGCAGQRCMAASVLLAVGDVQPILDQVLERAGRLECGPGMGALIDRASLTRLETAIAAAERAGARVVLDGRGKTPAGERWANGHWLGPTVIDGVRPDMEAAQRELFGPVLAIVRVPTLSAALEVENASPYGNAASIFTTNGAVAQAVVEGARVGMVGVNVGVPVPREPFSFGGVGESKFGHGDITGVASLGFWTDLKKVTRKWGGRTDGSWMS from the coding sequence GTGTCCTTCGTTCAATTGCCCGAGAGCCCCATCACCTGCCGCAACCTCGTGGGAGGCGAGTGGCTCTTGCCGCCCGGCGCGCCGCTGCTCGAGGTGCGCAGCCCCTACACCGGCGGCGTCATCGGCCGGGTGCCGATGACCTCCGAGGCCGGTGTGGCCCAGGCGGTGGAGGCCGCGCGCGTGGCGAGCGTGGGCTGGCGCGCGGTGTCCCTGCGCGAGCGCACCGCCATCATGGCGCGCTTCCGGGCGCTGCTCGAGCAGCACCTGGATCGGCTGGCGAACCTGGCCGCGAGCGAGGCCGGCAAGACGGTGGCAGAGGCGCGCGCGGGTCTGCTCAAGGGCATGGAGGTGTGTGACTTCGCCCTGTCCCTGCAGAACCTGGACACCGGCGGCGCGCTGGAGGTGAGCCGGGGCGTGAGCTGCGAGTTCCGCCGCGAGCCCCTGGGCGTGGTGGCCGGCATCACCCCGTTCAACTTCCCCGCCATGGTGCCCCTGTGGATGATCCCCACCGCGCTCACGGTGGGCAACGCCTTCATCCTCAAGCCCTCGGAGAAGGTGCCGCTCACGGCGTGTGCCCTGGGGGAGCTGCTCCAGGAGGCGGGGGTGCCGCCCGGCGTCTTCTCCGTGGTGCACGGCGGGCGCGAGGCGGTGGAGGCGATTCTCGCCCACCCGGAGGTGCGCGCGGTGGGCTTCGTGGGCTCGTCCGCGGTGGCGCGGCGCGTGTACGCCGAGGGCAGCGCGCGGGGCAAGCGCGTGCTGGCGCTCGGGGGCGCGAAGAACCACCTCATCGTCGTGCCGGACGCCGAGCCGGGCCTCACCGCCCAGTCCGTGGTGGACTCCTTCACCGGGTGCGCGGGCCAGCGCTGCATGGCCGCCAGCGTGCTGCTCGCGGTGGGGGACGTGCAGCCCATCCTCGACCAGGTGCTCGAGCGCGCGGGCCGCCTGGAGTGCGGCCCCGGCATGGGCGCGCTCATCGATCGGGCGAGCCTCACGCGCCTGGAGACGGCCATCGCCGCGGCGGAGCGGGCCGGGGCGCGGGTGGTGCTGGATGGCCGGGGCAAGACGCCCGCGGGCGAGCGCTGGGCGAATGGCCACTGGCTCGGGCCCACGGTGATCGACGGCGTGCGGCCGGACATGGAGGCCGCGCAGCGCGAGCTGTTCGGCCCGGTGCTGGCCATCGTGCGCGTGCCCACGCTGTCGGCCGCGCTGGAGGTGGAGAACGCCTCGCCCTACGGCAACGCCGCCTCCATCTTCACCACCAACGGCGCCGTGGCGCAGGCGGTGGTGGAGGGCGCGCGCGTGGGCATGGTGGGCGTCAACGTGGGCGTGCCCGTGCCCCGCGAGCCCTTCTCCTTCGGTGGGGTGGGGGAGTCCAAGTTCGGCCACGGGGACATCACCGGCGTGGCGAGCCTGGGCTTCTGGACGGACCTCAAGAAGGTCACCCGCAAGTGGGGCGGCCGCACCGACGGCAGCTGGATGAGCTGA
- a CDS encoding URC4/urg3 family protein → MPDTVPTSPTVTHLRSPRAIRERCHALLELGLADRLAHFRVDMARLPGVADFVLDVTREAYPTLDIPVHSRWGHFDVGGVQRNALLDSRLAGLTPAERARAKLDLVITSVLLDAGSGPSWKYVEPGSGGTFARSEGLAVASFHMFLAGAFSSDPARPLQADAEGLRRLSRDALAEGFQVTATNPLAGLEGRLELLHGLGRVLPRPGALYDLLGGAGRQVTATEVLGQVLESLGPIWPGRITLDGVNLGDVWPHSALGATDHPDSLVPFHKLSQWLTYSLLEPLEEGGITVTALDALTGLPEYRNGGLLVDTGLLVPREARLLQDVFTPGEEPIVEWRALTVALLDELGKRVRERLGMTSAQLPLAKVLQGGTWSAGRKIAAQKRSGGPPPIRIDSDGTVF, encoded by the coding sequence ATGCCTGACACCGTTCCCACCTCGCCCACGGTCACCCATCTGCGCAGCCCGCGCGCCATCCGCGAGCGCTGCCATGCGCTCCTGGAGCTGGGGCTCGCCGACCGGCTGGCCCACTTCCGCGTGGACATGGCCCGGCTGCCGGGCGTGGCGGACTTCGTGCTGGACGTCACGCGCGAGGCCTACCCCACGCTCGACATCCCGGTGCACAGCCGCTGGGGCCACTTCGACGTGGGCGGTGTCCAGCGCAACGCCCTCCTGGACTCGCGGCTCGCGGGGCTCACCCCCGCCGAGCGCGCCCGCGCCAAGCTGGACCTGGTCATCACCAGCGTGCTCCTGGACGCGGGCAGCGGCCCCTCCTGGAAGTACGTGGAGCCGGGCAGCGGCGGCACCTTCGCGCGCTCCGAGGGCCTGGCCGTGGCCAGCTTCCACATGTTCCTCGCGGGCGCGTTCTCCTCGGACCCCGCGCGGCCGCTCCAGGCGGACGCCGAGGGCCTGCGGCGCCTGAGCCGCGACGCGCTCGCCGAGGGCTTCCAGGTCACGGCGACGAACCCGCTCGCGGGCCTGGAGGGCCGACTGGAGCTGCTGCACGGCCTCGGGCGCGTGCTGCCGCGCCCGGGCGCGCTCTATGACCTGCTGGGCGGCGCGGGCCGCCAGGTGACGGCCACGGAGGTGCTCGGCCAGGTGCTCGAGTCGCTGGGGCCCATCTGGCCGGGGCGCATCACCCTGGACGGGGTGAACCTGGGAGACGTGTGGCCGCACTCGGCGCTGGGCGCCACGGACCATCCGGACTCGCTCGTGCCCTTCCACAAGTTGTCGCAGTGGCTCACGTACTCGCTGCTCGAGCCCCTGGAGGAAGGTGGCATCACGGTGACGGCGCTGGACGCGCTCACCGGGCTGCCCGAGTACCGCAACGGCGGGCTGCTCGTGGACACCGGGCTGCTCGTGCCCCGCGAGGCGCGGCTGCTCCAGGACGTGTTCACGCCGGGCGAGGAGCCCATCGTCGAGTGGCGCGCGCTCACGGTGGCGCTCCTGGACGAGCTGGGCAAGCGCGTGCGCGAGCGTCTGGGCATGACGTCCGCGCAATTGCCCCTGGCCAAGGTGCTGCAAGGCGGCACCTGGAGCGCGGGGCGGAAGATCGCCGCGCAGAAGCGTTCCGGGGGCCCCCCGCCCATCCGGATCGACAGCGACGGCACGGTGTTCTGA
- the upp gene encoding uracil phosphoribosyltransferase, with protein MKYADNCTVVDHPLVKHKLTQMRRKDTSTAEFRALLQEISLLLGYEATRDLKLTDESIETPLARMDAPVLEGKKLVLVGILRAGQGILDGMLQLVPSARIGHIGLYRDPKTLLAVEYYYKVPNQLADRDVIVCDPMLATGNSAVAALNRIKKSKPGSLRFMCLLACPEGLANLREHHPDVHVITAAVDEKLDEHGYIIPGLGDAGDRLFGTR; from the coding sequence ATGAAGTACGCGGACAACTGCACCGTGGTGGACCATCCACTGGTGAAGCACAAGCTGACGCAGATGCGGCGCAAGGACACGAGCACGGCCGAGTTCCGCGCGCTCCTGCAGGAGATCTCCCTGCTGCTCGGCTACGAGGCGACGCGCGACCTCAAGCTCACCGACGAGTCCATCGAGACGCCGCTGGCGCGCATGGACGCCCCGGTGCTCGAGGGCAAGAAGCTGGTGCTGGTGGGCATCCTGCGCGCCGGCCAGGGCATCCTCGACGGCATGCTGCAGCTGGTGCCCAGCGCGCGCATCGGCCACATCGGCCTGTACCGCGACCCCAAGACGCTCCTGGCGGTGGAGTACTACTACAAGGTGCCCAACCAGCTGGCGGACCGCGACGTCATCGTGTGCGACCCCATGCTCGCCACGGGCAACTCGGCGGTGGCGGCGCTCAACCGCATCAAGAAGAGCAAGCCGGGCAGCCTGCGCTTCATGTGCCTGTTGGCCTGTCCCGAGGGCCTGGCCAACCTGCGCGAGCACCACCCGGACGTGCACGTCATCACCGCCGCGGTGGACGAGAAGCTCGACGAGCACGGCTACATCATCCCGGGCCTGGGCGACGCGGGCGACCGGCTCTTCGGCACGCGCTGA
- a CDS encoding GTP cyclohydrolase II, which yields MPDKKNTNAIRLTSHPDSDAQVLPIRWGESDPMLRGPVVATLTEPAHRNVVGTHSGSYAIYRAVAVAAGQLTQDHRADLTNTAPAVQIGPHKAWGNPDRIVSLDPWGAVAPQVFGTYLKQGLDIRPSIAITRAHINMPELRDAITAGRLKPDGKILCANGDVTVVKAALEPVWYLPGIARRFGLTEAALRRGLFEQTGGMFPELITRSDLDVFLPPIGGQTVYFFGDMDTISNPDIPLAVRVHDECNGSDVFGSDICTCRPYLTHGIEVCIQTAQEGGAGVIVYSRKEGRALGEVTKFLVYNARKRQEGGDSAATYFHRTECVAGVQDMRFQELMPDALHWMGITRIHRFVSMSDMKHDAIVKSGIEILERVPIPEELVPADAKVEMEAKKAAGYFTTGKVASETELQDVKGRALDA from the coding sequence ATGCCCGACAAGAAGAACACCAACGCCATTCGTCTCACCTCGCACCCGGACAGCGACGCCCAGGTGCTCCCCATCCGTTGGGGCGAGTCCGACCCCATGCTGCGCGGCCCCGTGGTGGCCACGCTCACCGAGCCCGCGCACCGCAACGTGGTGGGCACGCACTCGGGCTCCTACGCCATCTACCGCGCCGTGGCCGTGGCCGCGGGCCAGCTCACCCAGGACCATCGCGCGGACCTCACCAACACCGCGCCCGCCGTGCAGATCGGCCCCCACAAGGCCTGGGGGAACCCGGACCGCATCGTGTCCCTGGATCCGTGGGGCGCGGTGGCCCCGCAGGTGTTCGGCACCTACCTCAAGCAGGGCCTGGACATCCGGCCCTCCATCGCCATCACCCGGGCGCACATCAACATGCCCGAGCTGCGCGACGCCATCACCGCGGGCCGGCTCAAGCCGGACGGGAAGATCCTCTGCGCCAACGGGGACGTGACGGTGGTGAAGGCGGCGCTCGAGCCCGTGTGGTACCTGCCCGGCATCGCCCGGCGCTTCGGCCTCACCGAGGCGGCGCTGCGCCGCGGCCTCTTCGAGCAGACGGGCGGCATGTTCCCCGAGCTCATCACCCGCTCGGACCTGGACGTCTTCCTGCCGCCCATCGGTGGCCAGACGGTCTATTTCTTCGGGGACATGGACACCATCTCCAACCCGGACATCCCGCTGGCCGTGCGCGTGCATGACGAGTGCAACGGCTCGGACGTGTTCGGCAGCGACATCTGCACCTGTCGGCCCTACCTCACCCACGGCATCGAGGTGTGCATCCAGACGGCGCAGGAGGGCGGCGCGGGCGTCATCGTCTACTCGCGCAAGGAGGGCCGGGCGCTCGGCGAGGTGACCAAGTTCCTCGTGTACAACGCGAGAAAGCGCCAGGAGGGCGGCGACTCGGCGGCCACCTACTTCCACCGCACCGAGTGCGTGGCGGGCGTGCAGGACATGCGCTTCCAGGAGCTGATGCCGGACGCGCTGCACTGGATGGGCATCACCCGCATCCACCGCTTCGTGTCCATGAGCGACATGAAGCACGACGCCATCGTGAAGTCGGGCATCGAGATCCTCGAGCGCGTGCCCATCCCGGAGGAGCTCGTCCCCGCGGACGCCAAGGTGGAGATGGAGGCCAAGAAGGCCGCCGGCTACTTCACCACCGGCAAGGTGGCCTCCGAGACGGAATTGCAGGACGTGAAGGGCAGGGCGCTGGATGCCTGA
- a CDS encoding ATP-binding protein has protein sequence MSEQERVFVGGGELGALMRALDWRETALGPVEHWPAALRIGVSTLLASPQPMGLYWGPELIHLYNDAYRPLIGDKHPALGRPSREVFQEFWDLVGPMLARVRETMHACSVENQRVLLDRRGFLEECFYTWSYVPTRDERGDFAGIVVTGGETTRQVLGERRFTAIRELSIHTARDTTPDAVFQSVERALAPHGPTDLPFVLLYRVEQERAALRVCTGLGRGDAQAPAHVALADPAPVWPLAEVLASGQERLVEAPPGRAAGPEGATRALLLPLSLGGEAGRETGVLFTAVLVVGLSPRLPLDASYRDFLSLLARQVAADVARARASQEERLRLERLAELDRAKTAFFSNISHEFRTPLTLMLGPVEDALADPDTPLPLVHRERLALVHRNGLRLFKLVNSLLGFARMEAGRATLHPQATDLAAFTAELVSHFESAFQRAGLTLGTHLPPLTGPVWVDPAAWETIVFNLLSNALKYTLEGGVTVRLVQEGAEAVLTVRDTGAGIPPSALSRVFERFQRVEGTRARSDEGSGIGLFLVHELTRLQGGSVTASSGEGLGTTFTVRLPFGTAPQTQEQREAGRDAAPVAPAVTPYLEEIQGWLAPTPPLPPPAGSTPRARVLVVDDNADMRAYLAGILRASFEVSLAEDGARALEVARQEPPALILSDVMMPRLGGFGLLRAVRATPELQAVPFLLLSARAGEEASVEGLEAGADDYMVKPFGARELLARVRAHLDLARLRREVSLAEGREATLREAVHARDDFLSVASHELKTPLAALRLQLETLERMLPAEVRVHAGERIFSVRRQIQRLASLIETMLDVSLVASGRLRIKRQPVDLAVLVADSVAQVREEMARHDCALTFESEASLPGELDALRVGQLVQNLLSNAARYGTGRPVLVRLGRMDGRARLEVVDHGIGVKPEDRERIFHRFERAVSVRHYGGLGLGLWVSRQVVEAHGGSITVSDTPGGGATLTVELPLHTAEA, from the coding sequence ATAACGACGCCTACCGCCCCCTCATCGGGGACAAGCACCCCGCCCTCGGACGGCCCTCGCGCGAGGTCTTCCAGGAGTTCTGGGACCTGGTCGGCCCCATGCTCGCCCGCGTGCGCGAGACGATGCACGCATGCTCGGTGGAGAACCAGCGCGTGCTGCTCGACCGGCGCGGCTTCCTGGAGGAGTGCTTCTACACCTGGTCCTATGTTCCCACGCGGGACGAGCGGGGGGACTTCGCGGGCATCGTCGTCACCGGAGGGGAGACGACGCGCCAGGTGCTCGGCGAGCGGCGCTTCACCGCCATCCGCGAGCTGTCCATCCACACCGCGCGCGACACCACCCCGGACGCCGTCTTCCAGTCGGTGGAGCGGGCGCTCGCCCCCCACGGCCCCACGGACCTGCCCTTCGTGCTGCTCTACCGCGTGGAGCAGGAGCGGGCGGCGCTGCGCGTGTGCACGGGGCTCGGGCGGGGAGACGCCCAGGCCCCCGCGCACGTCGCCCTCGCGGACCCGGCGCCGGTCTGGCCCCTGGCGGAAGTACTCGCCTCGGGCCAGGAGCGGCTCGTGGAGGCGCCGCCGGGACGGGCGGCGGGGCCGGAGGGCGCCACCCGCGCCCTGCTCCTGCCGCTGAGCCTGGGCGGCGAGGCGGGGCGCGAGACCGGGGTGCTCTTCACCGCGGTGCTCGTGGTGGGCCTCAGCCCCCGGCTGCCCCTGGACGCGTCCTACCGGGACTTCCTGAGCCTGCTCGCCCGGCAGGTGGCGGCGGACGTGGCGCGCGCCCGGGCCTCGCAGGAGGAGCGGCTGCGGCTGGAGCGGCTCGCGGAGCTGGATCGCGCCAAGACGGCCTTCTTCAGCAACATCAGCCACGAGTTCCGCACCCCGCTCACGCTGATGCTGGGCCCCGTGGAGGACGCGCTCGCCGATCCCGACACGCCGCTGCCACTCGTGCACCGCGAGCGCCTGGCGCTCGTGCACCGCAACGGCCTGCGGCTCTTCAAGCTCGTCAACAGCCTGCTCGGCTTCGCGCGGATGGAGGCGGGCCGGGCCACGCTCCACCCCCAGGCCACGGACCTCGCCGCCTTCACCGCGGAGCTGGTGAGCCACTTCGAGTCGGCCTTCCAGCGCGCGGGGCTCACCCTGGGCACGCACCTGCCGCCGCTCACCGGGCCCGTCTGGGTGGATCCCGCGGCCTGGGAGACGATCGTCTTCAACCTGCTGTCCAACGCGCTCAAGTACACCCTCGAGGGCGGCGTCACGGTGCGCCTCGTCCAGGAGGGCGCCGAGGCCGTGCTCACCGTGCGCGACACCGGCGCGGGCATCCCCCCGAGCGCCCTGTCCCGCGTCTTCGAGCGCTTCCAGCGGGTGGAGGGCACGCGCGCGCGCAGCGACGAGGGCAGCGGCATTGGCCTGTTCCTCGTGCACGAGCTGACGCGGCTGCAGGGCGGGAGCGTCACCGCGAGCAGCGGCGAGGGCCTGGGCACCACCTTCACCGTGCGCCTGCCGTTCGGCACCGCCCCCCAGACACAGGAGCAGCGGGAGGCGGGCCGGGACGCCGCCCCGGTGGCCCCGGCCGTCACGCCCTACCTGGAGGAGATCCAGGGCTGGCTCGCCCCGACGCCCCCGCTCCCGCCGCCCGCCGGGTCCACGCCCCGGGCCCGGGTACTGGTGGTGGACGACAACGCGGACATGCGCGCCTACCTCGCTGGCATCCTCCGGGCCTCCTTCGAGGTGAGCCTCGCGGAGGACGGCGCGCGGGCGCTGGAGGTGGCGCGCCAAGAGCCCCCCGCGCTCATCCTCTCGGACGTGATGATGCCGCGGCTGGGCGGCTTCGGCCTCTTGCGCGCGGTGCGCGCCACGCCCGAGCTGCAGGCCGTGCCCTTCCTCCTCTTGTCCGCGCGCGCGGGCGAGGAGGCCTCGGTGGAGGGCCTGGAGGCCGGGGCGGACGACTACATGGTCAAGCCCTTCGGCGCGCGCGAGCTGCTGGCGCGGGTGCGCGCCCACCTGGACCTGGCGCGGCTGCGGCGCGAGGTGAGCCTGGCCGAGGGCCGCGAGGCCACCCTGCGCGAGGCCGTGCACGCCCGGGACGACTTCCTGTCCGTGGCGAGCCACGAGCTCAAGACGCCCCTGGCCGCGCTGCGCCTGCAGCTCGAGACGCTCGAGCGCATGCTGCCCGCGGAGGTGCGCGTCCACGCGGGCGAGCGCATCTTCTCGGTGCGCCGGCAGATCCAACGGCTCGCGAGCCTCATCGAGACGATGCTGGACGTGTCGCTGGTGGCCTCGGGGCGGCTGCGCATCAAACGCCAGCCGGTGGACCTGGCGGTGCTCGTGGCGGACAGCGTGGCGCAGGTGCGCGAGGAGATGGCGCGGCACGACTGCGCGCTCACCTTCGAGTCGGAGGCGAGCCTGCCCGGGGAGCTGGACGCGCTGCGCGTGGGCCAGCTCGTGCAGAACCTCCTGTCCAACGCGGCCCGCTACGGCACGGGTCGGCCCGTGCTGGTGCGCCTGGGCCGCATGGACGGCCGGGCCCGCCTGGAGGTGGTGGACCACGGCATCGGCGTGAAGCCCGAGGATCGCGAGCGCATCTTCCACCGCTTCGAGCGCGCGGTGTCCGTGCGCCACTACGGAGGGCTCGGGCTCGGGCTGTGGGTGTCACGGCAGGTGGTGGAGGCCCACGGCGGCAGCATCACCGTGTCCGACACGCCCGGCGGCGGCGCCACCCTCACCGTGGAGCTGCCCCTGCACACCGCGGAGGCGTGA